TCTTATTGGTCGCATCCACACCGATATCAGCCACTAATAGCTGATCTTCGACCTCTTCTAACAGCTCATCATCAATCTCTTTACCACCAATAAGGATATTGGCCACACCTTCGGCTAGGTTTTTACGTGATTTAGTCAGGCCTGACTTCATACGCGCAAACCAACCACCACGCTTTTTATTCTGCTTTGATTCTTCAGACTCTTGCTGCTCGGCCATTGGCTGTGATTGCGCAACAGGTTCTGGCTGTGGCTGTACAGGTGTCGGCTCTGGAACATGTTTTGGTTGTGGCGCTGACTCTGATAGTGTCGCTGGACTAGGTTCTGATACTGGCGTTGGCTGTGGTGCTGGCGCTGCTTGAGGCTCAGGCTGTAAATTAACAGCCGCATCAGACGCTTGCTCAACACGTGGCGTCTCAATCACCTCTATGTCTTCATTGACAGGCAGACTCGGTAGCGTGATGTCATCATCGTCTAGCTCATCTAAACTACCATCTAGATCGATCACCACTCGGGTTGGATTGTTTGTATTATTCATGGAAATCTCTTATTTAATTAATCACTTAGATTTTGTCGAATGCTATTTTATATGTTTGATTGATATCAGTTTTAATTTTACTGAGTGCGCGATAAGTTAGGCGCATTTATAGTGGGTAATGAATTATTGTGCTTAGTTTACCATAACTACCCCAAAGCTTGATAAATCACCCTATTTAGAGGCCAAAAATAAAAAAAATGACTTTTTTTCAAAATAATTGCAAAAAAGGTTTGACAGATGTTTTTTTATCTATATAATACGCACCTACATTCAGAGGACATAGCGAAGAAGCTTAGCTCTAAATGTAAGCAAATCGGGTGATTAGCTCAGTTGGTAGAGCGTCTGCCTTACACGCAGAATGTCGGCAGTTCGAGCCTGTCATCACCCACCACTCTTTATAGAGTATCACTTCTTTAGAAAGTGGCTAAACATTCTAAAGCGACCTAAGCAGCGGTAGTTCAGTTGGTTAGAATACCGGCCTGTCACGCCGGGGGTCGCGGGTTCGAGTCCCGTCCGCTGCGCCATATTTTAAAACTTATGTTTTATCAAAAGTTTCAGCCCTAGATATTAAGTTATCTAGGGTTTTTTTGTGGGTGATGATTTTAGCTATCCTCTTTCAAAGCCTTTATTAACAAGACTTTTACAGAAAGTAAAAGTCACATCTTAAAATATCAAAATTAATCTTAATGTCAGTTACTGAAGGTTTGAACAATTAAAATTTATTAAGTTCTTCTAATAATGCATTAAGGAAAACTACGGTGACCAAACCCTCGGTGACCAAATGGTGACCATTTTGTGACTAAAATTGAAAAAGATGGGATTAATCAGTATAAAAATTTATCCAAACAATTAGTCATACTAATTTAATCTAATACTTCTAAATAACTCACTCTGCTGTAATGAAGCGCTACGTCTATCACCTTGATCGATTAACCAGTCTATGATTCTTAATAGCTTCTGTCCCGTTGCCAAATCTAAAGGATTGTCCCTTTCAGCGAAGAATTGTACCAAATCTGCTATACGGGCATATAAAGTGCTACCTTGCCAACCTATGAGCTTTGGTTTAGATATGACGGTTAAGAGTTGATCTGCAAAAATATCAGCAGGATAGTGATCTTTTGCGTACTCACATAGTTTGATAAAGTTTTGCATAACCGTTCCTATCCAGCCTGCCTCACGAACAAGCTTATCAATAATTGGTAGTATTAAGTGAATATCTGACCAGTCGCTATTTGCAAAACGTTTAGCACCTTTAAATGTGTCAATAGACGTAAACATTAACGACTCAAGTGTATTTTGTTTATATAAATCAAATCTATTAAGCTTATATCCATTTTGGTCAAACTCATCTTCTTGTAGGAATCGTTCTAAACAACGCTCTAAGATTATAATGACATCATTTGGCACTTCAGCTTCATCATAAAGATGACAACTTAAATAGCTTATTAAAGGCTGTATAAGCTCCCAACCTTCTTCAGTTTGTAAAGCTAATATAGGTTGTACAAACCTATCAAAAGTCTCACTGTAAGGTAATTTGCCACAGAATATGCTTATAGTGTTACCTAAAGCATCCATAAACTCGTAAAGGCTATTGCGATCGCCTCTAAAATCATATTCCTCTGCCCACGACGGTTCGATTAATTCAATAGTCCAAGCAAGTAAACTGTCAATAAAACTCAGAAACTCGGTATTAAATTCAGATTCTATAAGTTTCTTGGTAGGTAGCGTCTTCAAAACCTTTGCTAGAAAATTAGTATCCCATTGTTCCTCAGACCTTTCCCACTTTATAGCAACTAAAGATTTATCAAAATAGTAATTAGCAGAAGGTCTGTATTTTTCCTTTTCTAATTCTATCCAAGGACTGATGCACCTTGGAAGTTTCAAATATTGTTCCTCTGACTCATAATATTTATCAATAGTGGCTAGTAGGTTGAGCAACTTTTCATTTACTTTCTTTCTATCCTCTGAATTAAAAATTGCATATTTAAAATGGTTATAACAGAGTGAAATAGCAAGAAATATTGCAGAATAAGATAGTTTAGCGTCTATATCATATAATGAAGCACAACAGTTTAAAGCTAATAGGGATAGCTCATTAACTGGACTTACAATCAGACCTAGCAAATGATTTTTTGCATAATCCGCATCTACGTCATTCCTTATTTCAGCTACTAATGCATTACTAGCAAATAATTTTGGATGGAACATTAACTGGGCATCTGCTGTGCTACATTCATAAGAGTTAAAAGGTAAACTCATTACTTTATCAATAATTTCTCGAGCCCATTTTAAATCTGTATCTGTCAAACCTTCTCTAAAACACAGCGCCATAGTTGCTACAGCACTAATAGCATTCTGCTTCATACGCCTGTAAATAGCCTCATACTCCCACCCACCACAACTATCTTCAAACAGTTGCGAATCGTCATGTTCTTTTATATAACCTAGGGCAGATGGAATAGAATATCCTTCTACAATGGCACCTTGCAATAAGGATTTCTGAGACCAATAGGCTATATTATTAAAAATTAAGAAGTCTGAACTTTTCTTCTGCTCTGCTCTATTCTTGCTACTGTTTAAAGAAGGACTGTGATGCGAAATAGTTACTATATTTTTATTTTCAGTAGGTTGCACTGAATAGGTAGTTTCATCGGCATACTCAGCATAAAATCCAGCTCGTTCTAACAGTTTCTCAGTGACTTCTGTACTGCCAAATTGATCTTCAAAGTCATATGGTAGAGAGTTTTTGAATTCATTCAGCCTTACTTTTATTTCATCACTAAATTCCGAGAACATAAATGCGGTGAGTAAGCTTGATAAACAGGATTGGTAACCCGCTTTAGTATACATTTCCTTAATCTCACCTATGTCCTTTTTATGAGTAAGATGTTTACCTGCGTAGGATATCAAAGGTGCTGATGAACCACCTAGGTCTTGAGTATAACGATAATAATCTAAATCAAGCACTTTTTGATTCGTTACTAAAGGAAGTGTGCTTTTGCTAATGTGTTGTCGTTCCAGAGCAAGTACAGACACAATACTTAAAATAGCTACTGATTCGTGACCTTGTGTAATTCTTTGGATTAAAGCTTCTAAATCTACACCTGCCTCTAATTGCTCAAAACACCATTTCTCTAGGGTCATAAAAGCTGATGACAATATATCGTTTGCCCAGTATGCACGCGACCAAATATATTCTTTCTCATTACCCCAAAAAGTTTGAGCCCCCCAAGGAAAGTTTAACTCAATTGGAATAGGTGTCATTTTTTCATCAGATAATTGATGAAGCTGTTTCCAAGCTGCTATTGCATGGTTTGAGAGTTTTCTGATTAACTTTAAACCGATATCAGGCGCATATTTTAATAGTGAGTAAAAAGGTTCTTTAATTGGTGAGGAAGGATAGAAACCAATAAAGTCACTATTAAGAGCCAGACTCTTCCAGTCGCTATCAGTAACAGATTGGTTTGGAAATGGACTAAGAAATAAGGCCCTACGTTGAAGCATCTCTTTTTGTTTATCAGTTAGCTCATCATGTGGAATATTATTTAATTTCGTCCAATACTCTTGAGATCGTTGTTGCTCTTCACATTCTCGCGCGTACTTATCCAAAGGTAATTCACATAAAGCCTTTTTTAAGCAGAACTCTGCAATTAGATTAGAATGCTTTGTGGTTATAAGGCTAGATAATTGAATAATATGTTTAAACAATTCATTGGGTATCTCATCCAGGCTAAGTAGCCTAGTCAAATAGGTTTCAAAGAAAGTTGGATATGAACTGGCTGATAATATGATAAGGTTACGTAAAGCGTCTTTGAACTCTCGTATATCATCAATTAATTGCCAGTTATGGGTACTAGGATAATCTTTTAATTCTTCTAATTCAGAGAGCCAGCTTAAAGCTAGCTCTAATATCTTAGATGCAAATGCATTAATAACTTGTGGAGGATTTGAAGAATTTTCGAAATTGATGGTGAAATTTTGAAAAACAGTAAAGACATCGATAACTTTTGGGTATATATGTTCTGGCAACGAAGAAATATCTTCTAATATGAAACTAATAACTTGAAACCATAAGGTTAAGTCAGCGGGCCACGCAAGAGAGGTAGCAATCTTCATATCTTTAGAAGTAGCAAGTATCAATGGGTTTGGCTGAGTCTTCTCTGCTTGAAACCAGACCAAAAGCTTCTCATAGAGCGCGTAATCATTTTCAGCAAGCTTACCTCTAAATTGCTCATTGTATTTAGCTATGTTTGGATAACTAATTGCACCTAATAGCCATGCCCGCATCCACTGTGAACGGAGTGTTTTAAATTTTGGTTGCTCTATTTCTGTAGACCATTCATCGTCTTTAAGCTTTTGCTGAGATAATAACTCCACAACTCTAGCTATAGCAGGAGGTTGACCAAACGCTTCAATTTGATCAAGCCATTCATCCTCGGCTTCAAATAAACTGTACAACAATGACCACTCAAAGAAGATATCATGAGCGAAATCTACTGTCGATTTTCTGTCGTTAATTCTAATGACACCATCACTGTTTAATTCATCTAGTTCCAAGTTACTAGCAAGCGACCTTCTTTTGACAGATTGAGTAAGTTTTTTCACTTTATGCTCGGCTAAATCCAGCAAAGTGTTTTGTCTATCTATAATTTTCTGACTTGTGGCACTGTACCCGCCACGTTTCCACCATTCGTGAATTAAATCCAGCTCAGTTTCCGGTGAAGTATTATCTGATAGACTTAGTGTAGATAGAATTTTTGCAAAGAATGGTGTTCTCACAACATGCTTTACATTTTCAGAAGGACTAAAAAGTAGCCTTCTTAAATTCGGAAATTGCTTTGCAAGAATATTAGCTTCATTATCATCTAATTTATCAACCGTCACACTACCAATCGAAGCTTGCTTTAGAACAGAGCCTAGCCACGTTCTCAATGGCTCTAACCCTGTCTCACGTAAAGTAACGACTATCTTCCACTCTGTTAATAATGGATCGTTTAGAATTAGTGTTATTAGCTCTTCAATAATTGGTCTATGCTCACTATCAACACGATCAATACCGTCAATGAACAAAATAGGCGTGCCTGCCGATTCAATTTCAACGAGTAGCTCTTTTAAGCTATGTGTTGTCGATATCCCTGAACCTTGAGCATATTGAACCCAGTTTTTACCAATAAGTTGATCAGATTTAAAAAACAGAACAAATGAGTTAGCTAAATATTCCTCAATTACCTGACGTAGCAAGGCGGACTTACCCGTGCCAGGCATACCTGTTATCTGAATAAATCGTTTATTATCAATCTCATCTGTAAATTTAGATTTTAAATTAGTCCTATCTAGTATAAACCCATCAATATCACTTTGAATTTGATGGAGATAAGTATTTGTAAGCTCTTTTATGCTTAAAATTTGTTCCTCAAACGTTCTACCTTCTTTAAGTTGAACAACTTTACTTAATTCATGGACTAACCGAACTCTATCAAACTGTCCTGCTTTTCCAGCAGATTCTCTTCCTAACTCATAAATATGAGACCAAACCAATACGGGTGATATATGACTGTTTATCGGTAGTTGTGATCGAATGTGTTTTTCTGCAACATGAGTGCCAACTTCGCCATCATGTAGAAAGTCAAATCGAACAATGATGAAATGTTTTAGAAAATTGTGTTTTTGAGTAGGTGTTAATGGCGTTGAAGAGAACTCATCTAGTAGCTGATAAATGGTATTTCTAATTGATTGAATATTTGCACCAGCATTACCATTAGAGCTGAACCGCTGTTCAAAATGCTCAAAATCATTACTTTCAATGGCTATTTGACAAAGAAAGCCTAAATCACGAAATTTAGCTGAGGATATCTCACTAACCGCTACTCCATACTTATCTAAACCCTCATTAAAAGCAGAATCGTGATAACTGGTTAAGCTATCACGTATAACATCTCTAAAGTTTTTATTAGTGTCAGCAGAACTAATTGTTAGTTCACGTTTGATTTGCAAACTGGTCGTTCCAATTCGATCTGATGCGTCCCTCCATTTGACAATAACATCATCTAAAGGGTAGCCAAAGTCTCTTTGCTGACTAGCCACATTTACCACTATACCATCGCATCCAGGCGCACTTGATTCAGCTAATAACGCAGTTAAATAGTAAGCCATAACATGACCTTCATAGGTGAAACCATCACCACCTGCTAGTTCTGGGGACTGTGACATAAAGATTCCCTTCTATTATCAATAAAGATTTATAAACTCAAAATAGGTTTATCAATTAGCTTTACGTGATCACCTGTTTCAATCTAAATTAGATCAGGATTTACTATTTGCACGTATTTTAACACTCAGGTAGCATATAATTAGTCTCGACTTGAGCCAAGCCGTCGAATGGCCAAATCTATTTGATTCTCATTGCTATTATCAAATCATAAATTTATTAGAATCGAATTTCCTTAATATCAAAGGCATCAAAACTCTATTCTTATAACTATAGTAATTATAATAATATAAAATTTCTTCCCTTAAATTATAATTAAACCCTTTATCTAATGCTTATATCCTAGTTTTGGCAAAAAGCTTTTTATTAGCTGGCATGGTTGATATTGGTATTTAAATCTACTTATTCGTTGTTTAATATTGAACAGCGATAATACGAAATAATGCAACTAAATTAATCACGACCCACCGAGAATATGGCAATATCATCATTTAAAGTACACCAATTTGCTTTAAACTTAGTATAAATCTGGGCGTTTATTGCTATAGGAAGCTCCTCATCAAATATCGCAATGGCTAATTCAATATCCTCAAATGGCGCACTCTTAACTCGAAACCCAATACTAGAACCACAGTTTGAGCAAAAAGTTCTAGTAGTACCATTTTCTGCAACATAATCTTTTAATTTTTTACGCCCTGCTAGCCACTTTAAACCTTTCACGGGAACCAACGTACCAAACGCCGCGCCATGGAACTTGCGACACATTGAGCAATGACAATTGGCAACGTTATCACTAAAGCCTGTCACACTAAATTGAACCTGATTGCAAAGACATGAGCCTTGGTAAGTTTTCTGATTTTTTCGCTTGTTTTGACTATCATAATTTAGCAACCTGAACTTTATCTTTATAGAAAAAACGGTCAGTGGTTTTAGCCAATAGGATTAATAGCACAACAGCGAATGCCACCCTACCAACCAAAATCACCCAAATATCCGCGCCGAGTAATAGGATAAGCAATGTATCCTCAATCAATGAGTGCATAATGGACAAACAGCTTAACGACATAAACAAATCTCTTTTACTATAAGACACTTCCCTCACTTTTTGAATAATAAGCCCACCACCGTATGATAATCCTAGTAACAAACCTATAGTCGTCATTGGCGCAAGTTCGGGATTTTGACCTGTCAGACGTAAAAACGGCTCTAATCTGCGCGATAACCATCTGATAAACCCAATACGCTCTAGCACATCCATGACAAAGTTTAGTGCCGTCAGGATGGCAAAAATCATAACTATAAGCTCGGCAATGCTTTGTAACCAATGTAGCCAACTATCATCAGTTGAGGCTTCTGGTAACCAAGTGATGGTCACAGGGTCTTGCATTATATCGAAGAACTTAAATATAAAATTAGCACCAATACCATAGACAATCGCGGAAAATAGCCGTAATGCTCCTGTGAATAATGCACTTGCCCCTGCAACTTTTACTACGGCTTGCTCAACAGGTATTGCATGGGCAAATAGCATCGCTGAGCCAAGAATACTCAGTTGTCCAACAGTGAGTCCATCTGAGGGTAATAAGGTCGCTAGTACGCCAATACCGCCATAGATGTTGGTTAATATCGTCACTGCCCAAATAAGCCCTGCCTCCCCTGGCAAGCCCATAGCAGACAACGGTATCGCTAAGATGCGACTTAACCAATCAGCAACGCCCGTCAATACCATAATCCGTGAAATAAACATCATCGGTACAATAATCTTTAATAAAAACCATGTGGTAAGGAGTGACTTTTTCAGTAAGGCTAGGATGTACGGCATTTGGTTTGACCTTTGTTGTAAACTTAGTTAAGAAAATATAGCTTTCCAATAATTCAATTCACTATCTAGGAGACGCATTTGGAAAATAATAATTCAGTAAATGAGATTCAGGCTGTACAGGCTTGTTTAGATGATGCAGTTGCTTTTAGGGATATGATGCTAGAATTACAAAGTCTTCCAACTCATACGTCTAATTTAATTAGTCCTGGTTATCTCTCAGAATCAGCGATGTTTATTGTTGAAAGTTATGAGTGCTTAAAGAAAGTTACACCAGATATAGCAAATATATGTGACCCTACTTTAGTCAATGAATTAAGAATTATGAGACATCGTACTAAATTACTTGAATCTCAAAAAGACATAAAAAAGGTTATTAACATCCTATCAGAAATTGAGATTGAGCAGGTTAAGCAGTATAGAGGAGCCTATACAGGGTTTTTTGCTCCTATATTGGATTTAATGAGATCAGATATAGGTTTAACTAAATGTAACAAACATATAATCACAACAACGCATTCGACAATGTATTTTCTATCTCTTGATGTTATCAACAACCCTAAACACCTCATAGATTTATCGACTAAAATAGGTGAATATGTCGAAACGTTGGTGTAACTATCCCCTAAAATAACACAGCTCAAACGTAGAATTTCTTATAAAATACCCATAAGGAGTTTTAATATGAGCAAACGAATGACTGAGACCCAAATAGTATCCATTTTAAAAGAAGCAGAAGCAGGAATACCTGCTAAAGAGCTGTGCCGTAAGTACGGAATTGCTAATTCGACTTTCTATAAATGGCGTTCCAAGTATGGAGGCATGGAAGCCTCTGATGTTAAGCGACTAAAAGAGCTTGAAGAAGAAAACCGTAGGCTTAAACAGATGTATGCTGATTTAAGCCTCAAAGCGCAAATGCAGGAAGATATCATAAAAAAGCTATAGCGCCTGCTTGTGAGCGCAAAGTCTGGGCTCAAGAATTGCAGGCGCAGTATGGTGTCAGTATTGCATCGAGCTGTCAGGTGGTCTGTATGAGTCGAACCGCTTATTACTATAAGCCTAAGCTATCTGATGATAGTGAGATTATTGATGTCTTAAATGAACTAACAGATAAGCACAATCGTTGGGGTTTCCCAAAGTGTTTTAAGCGTATACGCAAGCTTGGCTATTCATGGAATCATAAACGAGTACACCGTGTTTATAAAGCTTTAAACTTAAACCTACGCCGTAAGTCTAAAAGACGGCTACCAACACGTAACCCCCAGCCGTTAAGTGTGCCAAACGCATTGGGTCATACTTGGTCTATGGACTTTATGAGCGATAAGCTGCACAATAATATTCGCTTTCGAACCTTTAATGTGATTGATGATTACAACCGCGAAATACTCGGCATTGATATTGGTACCAGCATTCCCTCACTCCGAGTGATTCGCTACCTTGACCAGTTAGCCGAGTGGCATGGTTATCCTAAGCAAATTCGTGTGGATAATGGTAGTGAGTTCACCTCTAAAGTGTTTACTGATTGGGCAACGGCTCACGGTATCTATATTGACTATATTGAGCCTGGCTGTCCTTATCAGAATGCTTATATTGAACGGTTTAATCGTAGTTACCGCAATGAGGTTTTGGATTGTTATTTATTCAATGATTTAAATGAAGTCAGTCAACTGACTGAGGAGTGGATCACGGTTTATAACACCGAAAGACCCCATGATTCACTTAATGATATGACACCTGCCCAGTATAGACAGGTGGCTTAATTATTCTACGATGATGTTGTGTTAAGAATGGGGTATTTACATTGGCTAGTCTAAATGGTTCTACACACGAACTATCCATTAGGAAAAACATATTCCTAGCAAATAGCGAATATAAAATGTTCGATGTTAAGTCAAAGAAAATTACTAAACTAAGCAAGTTCAGTGATGACAACAAGGAATATGCGAAAGCTCTTTTATTAATCCTTGCTCGACTAAACTTCACCAAGCTTGTTACATCGAGAGCTTTGCCTAAAAACAGTCATGCTTTACTCAGAACTAAATTTATTAACGTATTTCACGCAGTTTCTTCTTTAAATATTTTACAGGCTATAATCAGAAAACAAGGCTCATCAGAATTAGAGAATGCTTTTTTTAAAGCGGTGTGTGGCGAAGAAAATGTAAAGTGGATAAACAAACAGGCTTCATTACGTAATTTCTTAACCCATTATTTATTAGATAATAAACAACTAAAGAGAATGAAACCGTTATTTACTCGTGAAGATGCAATATATGTTTTAAGTGGAGGGGTTTCTATGGCGACTATAGAGCAAAGACTAGATATAGCTATAGAAAACATAACGACTCACATAGAAAGATTCTTCAATCTGGAAGAAGAGTCTTTTTGGCTCCATAAAGTCGATCCTTAATTATGAGCTGTAAACTTGACCTTGGGAGCGGTTTAGCCCCGATTGAAGCGGATATACTGGCGATTTAAGTAGGTTGTGATGGCTTGGTTTTGGCGTGGCATGGCGTTTAGCCAATTACACACCAAACCTTAGCCCTCGCCCTGCTTAAGACGACAGATAGTAGTGCAAAGCGAGATTGGCTACCAATATTATCTAATCTCTTGATTATACTTTAACCTTCATTTCCTATTTTCTATCTGCTTTTCCTCTAACTGCTTTCTCTCCTTCTATAACTTCTTTTTCCCCCACCCACCCTATCTAAATACGCCCGTAACCAAATCAAAAATGCTTTGGTGGTTGTGCCAACGTTTAATCGAATGTGCGTTTTAAACTTGCCACTGGGTGAGAAAAGATGTCCTGGGGCGACGTGCCAGCCATCGTCAACAGCGTCTTCGGCAAGTGTGGCACTGTCCACACCGACGTCTAACCATAAAAATAAGCTTAGCTCATTGATGCTTTTGTCTTTGTAGTGCTGATTGTCATAGTTAAAGTTTAGCTCGTTCAGCCAAACCACCAGTTGGCGGTGGGTTTGCCTAATGAGGCTTTGCATTTTGCGGATGTGCCGAGGGTAACTGCTGTCTTGCCACATGTTAGTAATGATACGCTCATTAAGCTCGGAGCAAGCGGTGATGGAGAGCATCTTTTGGCGTAGGATGTCCTCAAGTAAATGCTCTTGTAAATACCCCATTCTTAACACAACATCATCGTAGAATAATTAAGCCACCTGTCTATACTGGGCAGGTGTCATATCATTAAGTGAATCATGGGGTCTTTCGGTGTTATAAACCGTGATCCACTCCTCAGTCAGTTGACTGACTTCATTTAAATCATTGAATAAATAACAATCCAAAACCTCATTGCGGTAACTACGATTAAACCGTTCAATATAAGCATTCTGATAAGGACAGCCAGGCTCAATATAGTCAATATAGATACCGTGAGCCGTTGCCCAATCAGTAAACACTTTAGAGGTGAACTCACTACCATTATCCACACGAATTTGCTTAGGATAACCATGCCACTCGGCTAACTGGTCAAGGTAGCGAATCACTCGGAGTGAGGGAATGCTGGTACCAATATCAATGCCGAGTATTTCGCGGTTGTAATCATCAATCACATTAAAGGTTCGAAAGCGAATATTATTGTGCAGCTTATCGCTCATAAAGTCCATAGACCAAGTATGACCCAATGCGTTTGGCACACTTAACGGCTGGGGGTTACGTGTTGGTAGCCGTCTTTTAGACTTACGGCGTAGGTTTAAGTTTAAAGCTTTATAAACACGGTGTACTCGTTTATGATTCCATGAATAGCCAAGCTTGCGTATACGCTTAAAACACTTTGGGAAACCCCAACGATTGTGCTTATCTGTTAGTTCATTTAAGACATCAATAATCTCACTATCATCAGATAGCTTAGGCTTATAGTAATAAGCGGTTCGACTCATACAGACCACCTGACAGCTCGATGCAATACTGACACCATACTGCGCCTGCAATTCTTGAGCCCAGACTTTGCGCTCACAAGCAGGCGCTATAGCTTTTTTATGATATCTTCCTGCATTTGCGCTTTGAGGCTTAAATCAGCATACATCTGTTTAAGCCTACGGTTTTCTTCTTCAAGCTCTTTTAGTCGCTTAACATCAGAGGCTTCCATGCC
Above is a window of Psychrobacter sp. FDAARGOS_221 DNA encoding:
- a CDS encoding IS3 family transposase (programmed frameshift); the encoded protein is MSKRMTETQIVSILKEAEAGIPAKELCRKYGIANSTFYKWRSKYGGMEASDVKRLKELEEENRRLKQMYADLSLKAQMQEDIIKKPIAPACERKVWAQELQAQYGVSIASSCQVVCMSRTAYYYKPKLSDDSEIIDVLNELTDKHNRWGFPKCFKRIRKLGYSWNHKRVHRVYKALNLNLRRKSKRRLPTRNPQPLSVPNALGHTWSMDFMSDKLHNNIRFRTFNVIDDYNREILGIDIGTSIPSLRVIRYLDQLAEWHGYPKQIRVDNGSEFTSKVFTDWATAHGIYIDYIEPGCPYQNAYIERFNRSYRNEVLDCYLFNDLNEVSQLTEEWITVYNTERPHDSLNDMTPAQYRQVA
- a CDS encoding IS3 family transposase (programmed frameshift); the encoded protein is MSKRMTETQIVSILKEAEAGIPAKELCRKYGIANSTFYKWRSKYGGMEASDVKRLKELEEENRRLKQMYADLSLKAQMQEDIIKKPIAPACERKVWAQELQAQYGVSIASSCQVVCMSRTAYYYKPKLSDDSEIIDVLNELTDKHNRWGFPKCFKRIRKLGYSWNHKRVHRVYKALNLNLRRKSKRRLPTRNPQPLSVPNALGHTWSMDFMSDKLHNNIRFRTFNVIDDYNREILGIDIGTSIPSLRVIRYLDQLAEWHGYPKQIRVDNGSEFTSKVFTDWATAHGIYIDYIEPGCPYQNAYIERFNRSYRNEVLDCYLFNDLNEVSQLTEEWITVYNTERPHDSLNDMTPAQYRQVA
- a CDS encoding AAA family ATPase, with translation MSQSPELAGGDGFTYEGHVMAYYLTALLAESSAPGCDGIVVNVASQQRDFGYPLDDVIVKWRDASDRIGTTSLQIKRELTISSADTNKNFRDVIRDSLTSYHDSAFNEGLDKYGVAVSEISSAKFRDLGFLCQIAIESNDFEHFEQRFSSNGNAGANIQSIRNTIYQLLDEFSSTPLTPTQKHNFLKHFIIVRFDFLHDGEVGTHVAEKHIRSQLPINSHISPVLVWSHIYELGRESAGKAGQFDRVRLVHELSKVVQLKEGRTFEEQILSIKELTNTYLHQIQSDIDGFILDRTNLKSKFTDEIDNKRFIQITGMPGTGKSALLRQVIEEYLANSFVLFFKSDQLIGKNWVQYAQGSGISTTHSLKELLVEIESAGTPILFIDGIDRVDSEHRPIIEELITLILNDPLLTEWKIVVTLRETGLEPLRTWLGSVLKQASIGSVTVDKLDDNEANILAKQFPNLRRLLFSPSENVKHVVRTPFFAKILSTLSLSDNTSPETELDLIHEWWKRGGYSATSQKIIDRQNTLLDLAEHKVKKLTQSVKRRSLASNLELDELNSDGVIRINDRKSTVDFAHDIFFEWSLLYSLFEAEDEWLDQIEAFGQPPAIARVVELLSQQKLKDDEWSTEIEQPKFKTLRSQWMRAWLLGAISYPNIAKYNEQFRGKLAENDYALYEKLLVWFQAEKTQPNPLILATSKDMKIATSLAWPADLTLWFQVISFILEDISSLPEHIYPKVIDVFTVFQNFTINFENSSNPPQVINAFASKILELALSWLSELEELKDYPSTHNWQLIDDIREFKDALRNLIILSASSYPTFFETYLTRLLSLDEIPNELFKHIIQLSSLITTKHSNLIAEFCLKKALCELPLDKYARECEEQQRSQEYWTKLNNIPHDELTDKQKEMLQRRALFLSPFPNQSVTDSDWKSLALNSDFIGFYPSSPIKEPFYSLLKYAPDIGLKLIRKLSNHAIAAWKQLHQLSDEKMTPIPIELNFPWGAQTFWGNEKEYIWSRAYWANDILSSAFMTLEKWCFEQLEAGVDLEALIQRITQGHESVAILSIVSVLALERQHISKSTLPLVTNQKVLDLDYYRYTQDLGGSSAPLISYAGKHLTHKKDIGEIKEMYTKAGYQSCLSSLLTAFMFSEFSDEIKVRLNEFKNSLPYDFEDQFGSTEVTEKLLERAGFYAEYADETTYSVQPTENKNIVTISHHSPSLNSSKNRAEQKKSSDFLIFNNIAYWSQKSLLQGAIVEGYSIPSALGYIKEHDDSQLFEDSCGGWEYEAIYRRMKQNAISAVATMALCFREGLTDTDLKWAREIIDKVMSLPFNSYECSTADAQLMFHPKLFASNALVAEIRNDVDADYAKNHLLGLIVSPVNELSLLALNCCASLYDIDAKLSYSAIFLAISLCYNHFKYAIFNSEDRKKVNEKLLNLLATIDKYYESEEQYLKLPRCISPWIELEKEKYRPSANYYFDKSLVAIKWERSEEQWDTNFLAKVLKTLPTKKLIESEFNTEFLSFIDSLLAWTIELIEPSWAEEYDFRGDRNSLYEFMDALGNTISIFCGKLPYSETFDRFVQPILALQTEEGWELIQPLISYLSCHLYDEAEVPNDVIIILERCLERFLQEDEFDQNGYKLNRFDLYKQNTLESLMFTSIDTFKGAKRFANSDWSDIHLILPIIDKLVREAGWIGTVMQNFIKLCEYAKDHYPADIFADQLLTVISKPKLIGWQGSTLYARIADLVQFFAERDNPLDLATGQKLLRIIDWLIDQGDRRSASLQQSELFRSIRLN
- a CDS encoding GFA family protein gives rise to the protein MTGFSDNVANCHCSMCRKFHGAAFGTLVPVKGLKWLAGRKKLKDYVAENGTTRTFCSNCGSSIGFRVKSAPFEDIELAIAIFDEELPIAINAQIYTKFKANWCTLNDDIAIFSVGRD